The genomic interval AGCTTCGCGTCAGATTATAAAGATGACCGAGCCGAAGAAATATCAGAAAGGTCGCCACGTTTATACTAAGTGGGGAGGACAAGTCAAGGAGGTTAAAGTTATGCCCGACCAACAGGAAAAGCAGGTGCAAATTCGAATCCAATTGGATGATGTTATGGCTCAGGGGACATATGCTAATTTGGCTTTTATAAGGCATAGTGAGACTGAGTTTACAATGGATTTCATTTACGTTCAGCCCCAGGAGCCGAAAGCGAAAGTGAGGGCGAGAATAATCTCAAGTCCTGGCCATACCAAGAGGCTCCTCCTTGCCCTACAAGAGAATATTAAAAGGTATGAAGAGAAATTCGGAGCGATAAAAGCAGCGGGTGATCCGTCTAAAAAAATCGGTTTCTAAAAAGGAATTAGTGTAGGGGCGACACTCTGTGGTCGCCCGAATGAAGGGACGGCACAGAGTCCGTCCCCTACAAGAACAAAAGAAGATAAAAAATTGGTGAAGGAGATATAGATGAGGGAATGTAACGAAAACAAGAATCGGAAGAATTGTAATTGTACTTATGAGCCTTGTTCCAGAAAAGGGATTTGTTGCGAGTGCATAGCATACCACTGGAGGTCAAAAGAACTGCCGGCGTGTTTTTTCCCTTCCAAGG from bacterium carries:
- a CDS encoding DUF3467 domain-containing protein — its product is ASRQIIKMTEPKKYQKGRHVYTKWGGQVKEVKVMPDQQEKQVQIRIQLDDVMAQGTYANLAFIRHSETEFTMDFIYVQPQEPKAKVRARIISSPGHTKRLLLALQENIKRYEEKFGAIKAAGDPSKKIGF
- a CDS encoding DUF6485 family protein, which translates into the protein MRECNENKNRKNCNCTYEPCSRKGICCECIAYHWRSKELPACFFPSKVERTYDRSLEKFIECYKVE